A single genomic interval of Methylobacterium bullatum harbors:
- the arsB_3 gene encoding Arsenical pump membrane protein, whose amino-acid sequence MLALAIFVVTLVFVIWQPKGLGIGWSALTGAAVALASGVIHPGDIPVVWHIVWDATFTFVALIVISLLLDEAGFFHWAALHIARWGGGRGRRLFPLVILLGSAIAAVFANDGAALLLTPIVLAILLRLDFKPVAAFAFIVACGFVADSTSLPLVISNLVNIVSANFFDITFSRYAAVMVPVNLVSLATTLLVLWMFYRRDLPATYPVGQLEAPRSAIRDPSVFKAAFPLLTLLLAAYFVSAPFGIPVSVVTCTGALILLALASRSRVIPIRKILAGAPWQIVLFSLGMYLVVYGLKNAGLTEYLARGLVWLSGQGTVVATIGTGFAAAILSSVMNNMPGVLVGALSIQQTPDLSPLMRQSMIYANVIGCDLGPKFTPIGSLATLLWLHVLASRGQHITWGQYMKVGLIITPPVLLVTLLALALWLPLLGAP is encoded by the coding sequence ATGCTCGCGCTTGCCATTTTCGTGGTCACCCTCGTCTTCGTCATCTGGCAACCCAAGGGCCTCGGGATCGGATGGAGCGCCCTCACGGGGGCCGCCGTGGCCCTCGCAAGCGGGGTCATCCATCCAGGCGACATCCCTGTGGTCTGGCATATCGTCTGGGATGCCACCTTCACGTTCGTGGCGCTCATCGTCATATCGCTTCTCCTCGACGAGGCCGGGTTCTTCCATTGGGCCGCCCTACACATCGCCCGGTGGGGTGGTGGTCGGGGCCGCCGCCTGTTTCCCCTGGTCATCCTTCTCGGGTCGGCCATTGCGGCGGTGTTCGCCAACGACGGGGCTGCGCTTCTCCTCACCCCCATCGTGCTCGCCATCCTGCTGCGGCTCGACTTCAAGCCGGTGGCGGCCTTCGCCTTCATCGTCGCCTGCGGGTTCGTGGCCGACAGCACCAGCCTGCCGCTGGTGATCTCGAACCTCGTCAACATCGTTTCCGCCAACTTCTTCGACATCACCTTCAGCCGCTATGCCGCCGTGATGGTACCGGTGAACCTCGTCTCGCTCGCCACGACCCTGCTGGTCCTGTGGATGTTCTACCGCCGCGACCTGCCAGCGACCTACCCGGTGGGCCAGTTGGAGGCGCCTCGTAGTGCCATCCGCGATCCCTCGGTGTTCAAGGCGGCCTTCCCGTTGCTCACCCTCCTTCTCGCCGCCTACTTCGTCTCCGCGCCCTTCGGCATACCGGTATCAGTCGTCACCTGTACCGGCGCCCTGATCCTTCTGGCTCTCGCCAGCCGAAGCCGCGTGATCCCCATCCGTAAGATCCTCGCGGGGGCACCGTGGCAGATCGTGCTGTTCAGCCTCGGCATGTACCTCGTCGTCTACGGTCTGAAGAACGCCGGCCTGACGGAGTACTTAGCGCGGGGGTTGGTCTGGCTCTCAGGCCAGGGAACGGTCGTCGCCACCATCGGGACGGGCTTCGCCGCCGCCATCCTGTCTTCCGTCATGAACAACATGCCAGGAGTGCTGGTGGGGGCGCTCTCGATCCAGCAGACCCCCGACCTGTCACCGCTGATGCGCCAGTCGATGATCTACGCCAACGTCATCGGCTGCGACCTCGGCCCGAAGTTTACACCGATTGGCAGCCTTGCGACCTTGCTTTGGCTCCACGTGCTCGCCAGCCGGGGGCAGCACATCACGTGGGGGCAATACATGAAGGTAGGGCTGATCATCACCCCACCCGTGCTTCTGGTGACGCTGTTGGCCTTGGCGCTGTGGCTGCCGTTGCTGGGCGCTCCGTAA
- the arsC_4 gene encoding Arsenate reductase, giving the protein MDVVIYHNPDCGTSRNTLALIRNAGIEPHVVEYLKTPPSRTLVRQLAERAGATIRDFLREKGTPFVELGLADPALTDDQLLDAIEAHPILLNRPLVVSPKGVALCRPSEAVLDLLPVQRGEFVKEDGERVVDEYGRRVASA; this is encoded by the coding sequence ATGGACGTCGTGATCTACCACAACCCGGATTGCGGCACGTCCCGCAACACCCTGGCCCTCATTCGTAATGCCGGCATCGAGCCACACGTGGTCGAGTACCTGAAAACGCCGCCGAGCCGCACCCTGGTGCGTCAGCTTGCCGAGCGGGCCGGCGCCACGATCCGAGACTTCCTGCGCGAGAAAGGGACACCCTTCGTGGAACTCGGCCTCGCCGACCCCGCCCTCACGGACGACCAGCTTCTGGATGCCATCGAGGCGCACCCGATCCTGCTCAATCGCCCTTTGGTGGTGAGCCCGAAGGGCGTCGCCCTGTGCCGCCCCTCCGAGGCGGTCCTCGACCTCTTGCCGGTCCAGCGAGGCGAGTTCGTGAAGGAAGACGGCGAGCGCGTCGTCGACGAGTACGGGCGCCGCGTCGCCAGCGCCTGA
- a CDS encoding putative HTH-type transcriptional regulator — MMGERQAVAAFAALGQEHRLRIVRQLVTAGPDGMAAGMLAEAVGVSGTNLSFHLKELTHAGLVTSRREGRSIIYSAAYPDLSELIQFLMRDCCQGRPEVCAPAVAALSARCKETSRWTS; from the coding sequence ATGATGGGCGAACGGCAAGCCGTGGCCGCCTTTGCGGCCCTCGGCCAGGAGCATCGCCTGCGCATCGTGCGCCAGCTCGTCACCGCCGGGCCGGACGGGATGGCAGCCGGCATGCTGGCCGAGGCGGTCGGCGTGTCAGGCACCAACCTGTCCTTCCACTTGAAGGAGCTCACCCATGCCGGGCTCGTCACCTCCCGCCGTGAGGGACGCTCGATCATCTACAGCGCCGCCTACCCGGACCTGTCGGAACTGATCCAGTTCCTCATGCGCGATTGCTGCCAGGGGCGCCCCGAGGTCTGCGCCCCCGCCGTCGCGGCCCTCTCCGCCCGCTGCAAGGAGACCTCTCGATGGACGTCGTGA
- the arsH_2 gene encoding NADPH-dependent FMN reductase ArsH: MDKPQQPFADGMPNLSERHFEVPTSTGLQVLTPFTHAPRFLILYGSLRERSFSRFLAYEAARLLQAMGGEVRIYDAHGLPLPDDATADHPKVQELRTLSIWSEGHVWVSPERHGNMTGVIKSQIDWLPLSEGSVRPTQGRTLAVMQVSGGSQSFNAVNALRILGRWMRMITIPNQSSVPMAYKEFDEAGRMKTGPLYDRVVDVCEELFKFTLLTRERADYLVDRYSERKEREPERLEAVAVDIGFAKR; this comes from the coding sequence GTGGACAAGCCTCAGCAACCGTTCGCCGATGGCATGCCGAACCTGAGCGAGAGGCACTTCGAGGTCCCGACGAGCACCGGCCTTCAGGTGCTAACGCCGTTCACCCACGCTCCGCGGTTCCTGATCCTGTACGGATCGCTCCGGGAGCGTTCGTTCAGCCGCTTCCTCGCCTACGAGGCCGCGCGCCTGCTTCAGGCAATGGGCGGCGAGGTGCGGATCTACGATGCGCACGGCCTGCCGCTGCCCGACGACGCCACGGCCGACCACCCTAAGGTCCAGGAACTGCGCACCCTCTCGATCTGGTCGGAGGGACACGTCTGGGTCAGCCCCGAACGACACGGCAACATGACCGGCGTCATCAAGAGCCAGATCGACTGGCTGCCCCTGTCGGAGGGGTCGGTGCGCCCGACGCAGGGCCGGACCCTGGCCGTGATGCAGGTCTCAGGCGGCTCGCAATCGTTCAACGCCGTCAACGCCCTGCGCATCCTCGGGCGCTGGATGCGGATGATCACCATCCCGAACCAGTCCTCGGTGCCTATGGCCTACAAGGAGTTCGATGAGGCCGGCCGTATGAAGACCGGCCCCCTCTACGACCGGGTAGTCGACGTCTGCGAGGAACTGTTCAAGTTCACCCTCCTGACCCGTGAAAGGGCGGACTACCTCGTCGACAGGTATTCCGAGCGCAAAGAGCGGGAACCCGAACGGCTCGAAGCGGTGGCGGTCGATATCGGGTTCGCAAAGCGATAG
- the csbD_2 gene encoding Stress response protein CsbD, whose amino-acid sequence MSSTTDKLKGLANEAVGNLKEGVGKVTGNDTLVAEGKAQELKGEAQRTVGEAKDGVASVVDTVTGKR is encoded by the coding sequence ATGAGCAGCACCACGGACAAGCTGAAGGGCCTCGCCAATGAGGCCGTCGGCAACCTCAAGGAAGGTGTCGGCAAGGTCACCGGCAACGACACGCTCGTCGCCGAGGGCAAGGCCCAGGAACTCAAGGGCGAGGCCCAGCGCACCGTCGGCGAGGCCAAGGACGGTGTGGCGTCGGTCGTCGACACGGTCACCGGCAAGCGGTGA
- the csgD gene encoding CsgBAC operon transcriptional regulatory protein: protein MTLGVDRYELRQIIAGLSEGVILVEPDQTIAYANEAALAMHGAESVSELGETVDVYRERFSLRYRNNRTPNQYPIERVVAGETFHDVVVEVTRTDEPGVTFVHSLRSLVATDRDGNPSCLALILKDVSDQFEAEDRFEKTFNANPAPAVICRLSDLRHVKVNLGFLEMTGYTRDAVIGRSVYEVDVLAGARSRDLAISRLNEGGTIPQMEACLDLPDGGVRHVIVAGQPMELGEEACMLFTFADLELRRKAETALRQSEERFAKAFSLTPVPTVLARANTFAITGVNEAFTRVFGHSAETVAGRSPAELGLWVHDAARVKFESAVAMTGYVLGLEVCLQHEDGTNLDCLVSAERVEIGDDIYALLVLQDITERKRGERDLFEAIETVMADTSWFSRGLIEKLANLRRPGGEHKDSVAPNMTVRERQILDLICSGLGDDAIAKRLTLSRNTVRNHAAALYRKLGVHKRSEAIVWGRDNGFPVGSAS from the coding sequence GTGACACTCGGCGTCGACAGGTACGAACTCCGGCAGATCATCGCCGGCCTCAGCGAGGGCGTGATCTTGGTCGAGCCGGACCAGACCATCGCCTATGCCAACGAGGCGGCCCTGGCGATGCACGGGGCGGAATCCGTGAGCGAGCTCGGAGAGACCGTCGACGTCTATCGCGAGCGCTTCTCCCTACGCTACCGCAACAACCGCACGCCCAATCAATACCCGATCGAGCGCGTCGTAGCCGGTGAGACGTTCCACGACGTGGTCGTGGAGGTCACGCGCACCGACGAGCCGGGCGTCACCTTCGTCCATTCCTTGCGCAGCCTCGTGGCGACTGATCGCGACGGCAATCCCAGTTGCCTCGCGCTGATCCTCAAGGACGTCTCGGATCAGTTCGAGGCCGAGGACCGCTTCGAGAAGACGTTCAACGCGAATCCGGCCCCGGCGGTGATCTGCCGGCTCTCGGACCTGCGACACGTCAAGGTGAATCTCGGCTTCCTCGAAATGACGGGTTACACTCGCGATGCCGTCATCGGCCGCAGCGTCTACGAGGTCGATGTCCTGGCGGGCGCTCGGAGCCGGGATCTGGCCATCTCGCGCCTGAACGAGGGCGGCACCATCCCGCAGATGGAGGCCTGTCTCGACCTGCCCGATGGCGGCGTGCGCCACGTCATCGTCGCCGGCCAGCCGATGGAGCTCGGCGAAGAGGCGTGCATGCTCTTCACCTTCGCCGATCTCGAATTGCGTCGGAAGGCCGAGACGGCTTTGCGGCAGAGCGAGGAGCGCTTCGCGAAAGCCTTCAGCCTCACCCCCGTTCCGACGGTGCTCGCGCGGGCGAACACTTTCGCCATCACCGGGGTGAACGAGGCCTTCACGCGGGTCTTCGGCCATTCCGCCGAGACGGTCGCCGGGCGGTCGCCGGCGGAACTCGGGCTCTGGGTCCACGATGCGGCCCGTGTGAAATTCGAGAGTGCCGTGGCCATGACCGGTTACGTCCTCGGGCTCGAAGTCTGCCTGCAGCACGAGGATGGGACCAACCTCGATTGCCTCGTCTCCGCCGAGCGAGTCGAGATCGGGGACGACATCTATGCACTCCTCGTCCTGCAGGACATCACCGAGCGCAAGCGCGGCGAGCGCGACCTGTTCGAGGCCATCGAGACCGTCATGGCCGATACCTCCTGGTTCAGCCGGGGGCTCATCGAGAAGCTCGCCAACCTGCGTCGGCCGGGTGGTGAGCACAAGGATTCCGTCGCCCCGAACATGACGGTCCGCGAACGGCAGATCCTCGATCTCATCTGCTCGGGGCTTGGTGACGATGCCATCGCCAAGCGTCTGACCCTGTCACGCAACACGGTGCGGAATCATGCCGCCGCCCTTTACCGGAAACTGGGCGTGCACAAGCGATCCGAGGCCATCGTCTGGGGGCGGGACAACGGGTTCCCTGTGGGCTCGGCCAGTTAA
- the sigD gene encoding ECF RNA polymerase sigma factor SigD, translating into MSLTQAAHSGRLSVLQARSAESGNIATMPARSMASSGEDSLSASMQAAQNGDAASYRGLLRDCVPVISAMARSKGVQGTSIDDVVQETLLTIHRARASYDPARPFLPWLRAIAHRRAIDAMRQGGRRPREVHDAIAYETHADDGPLPGHDLDDRDRRRAVVQAVAHLPPGQREAIEHIALRELSLDEASLLTGRTKTALKVNFHRALKALRASLLSSKEGSDV; encoded by the coding sequence GTGAGCCTGACGCAGGCGGCGCATTCGGGCCGCCTGTCCGTCCTGCAGGCTCGGTCCGCGGAGTCCGGAAACATCGCGACCATGCCCGCACGATCGATGGCATCGTCCGGCGAGGACTCGCTGTCGGCTTCGATGCAGGCGGCTCAGAACGGCGATGCCGCATCCTACCGTGGGCTCCTGCGCGACTGCGTTCCCGTCATTTCCGCGATGGCGCGGTCCAAGGGTGTCCAGGGCACGAGCATCGACGACGTGGTGCAGGAGACCCTGCTGACGATCCACCGGGCGCGGGCCAGCTACGATCCCGCCCGGCCCTTCCTGCCCTGGCTCCGTGCCATCGCCCACCGGCGCGCCATCGATGCCATGCGCCAGGGCGGGCGCCGGCCGCGCGAGGTCCACGACGCGATCGCCTACGAGACACACGCCGACGACGGCCCCCTGCCGGGGCACGATCTGGATGACCGCGACCGCCGCCGGGCCGTGGTCCAGGCGGTCGCCCATCTTCCCCCGGGGCAGCGCGAAGCGATCGAGCACATCGCCCTCCGCGAACTCTCCCTCGACGAAGCTTCCCTCCTCACCGGGCGGACCAAGACGGCGCTGAAGGTCAATTTCCATCGCGCCCTCAAGGCCCTGCGTGCCTCTCTCTTATCCAGCAAGGAGGGTTCGGATGTCTGA
- a CDS encoding putative glycosyltransferase — protein sequence MTVTSPSAQIGTPIYSLVVPVFNEEVVLPVLLHRLDQLLAKLDGPAEVIIVDDGSTDMTGIVAAGRAKDDPRYRYLALSRNFGHQVAITAGMERAAGAAVVVMDADLQDPPEVVLELAAKWREGYEIVYARRLSREGESRFKRWTAGLFYRLIRALTAIDIPADVGDFRLVDRKALDAFLAMPERDRFVRGMFSWMGFRQTAVPFHRLSRTLGQTKYGWSKMLRLAFDGIVGFSDIPLRFALWAGTGVSLSALAYGFYIAVRALYDPALVSGWASIVVLVSFLAGMNLLMTGIVGLYVGRIHTEVKKRPLYVVGRAVGFPEDKQAATSRIAA from the coding sequence ATGACCGTGACATCTCCCTCGGCGCAGATCGGCACGCCGATCTACAGCCTCGTCGTTCCCGTCTTCAACGAGGAGGTCGTGCTGCCGGTGCTGCTGCACCGCCTCGACCAGCTCCTCGCCAAGCTCGACGGGCCGGCGGAGGTGATCATCGTCGATGACGGCAGCACCGACATGACGGGCATCGTCGCCGCCGGCCGCGCCAAGGACGATCCGCGCTATCGCTATCTCGCCCTGTCGCGGAATTTCGGCCATCAGGTCGCCATCACCGCCGGGATGGAGCGCGCCGCGGGCGCCGCCGTCGTGGTGATGGATGCCGATCTGCAGGACCCGCCGGAGGTCGTCCTCGAGCTCGCCGCCAAATGGCGCGAGGGCTACGAGATCGTCTATGCGAGGCGCCTGAGCCGGGAGGGCGAGAGCCGCTTCAAGCGCTGGACCGCCGGCCTGTTCTACCGCCTCATCCGGGCGCTCACCGCCATCGACATCCCGGCCGACGTGGGCGATTTCCGCCTCGTCGACCGCAAGGCCCTCGACGCCTTCCTCGCCATGCCCGAACGCGACCGGTTCGTACGCGGCATGTTCAGCTGGATGGGCTTCCGCCAGACCGCCGTGCCGTTCCACCGTCTCTCGCGGACCCTGGGCCAGACCAAATACGGCTGGTCGAAGATGCTGAGGCTCGCCTTCGACGGCATCGTCGGCTTCTCCGACATCCCTCTCCGTTTCGCTCTCTGGGCCGGCACTGGGGTGTCCCTCTCCGCGCTGGCCTACGGATTCTACATCGCCGTGCGCGCCCTCTACGACCCGGCCCTGGTCAGCGGCTGGGCCTCCATCGTCGTCCTCGTCTCGTTCCTGGCCGGCATGAACCTGCTGATGACCGGTATCGTCGGCCTCTATGTCGGTCGCATCCACACCGAGGTGAAGAAACGCCCCCTCTATGTGGTCGGCCGGGCGGTGGGGTTTCCTGAGGACAAGCAGGCCGCGACATCGAGGATTGCGGCATGA
- the rebM_1 gene encoding Demethylrebeccamycin-D-glucose O-methyltransferase: protein MTSAFDAYRTSYDAVVQDSIAFSGLEHGFFLDAKADLLADVFGRHFGAPRPSLLDVGCGVGLLHRRLAGIVSEMAGTDPSPESVARAESENPGNRYRLQEGGTLPFEDRAFDATLAVCVFHHVPVVERSGLLADMRRVTRPGGLVAIIEHNPWNPLTRLAVSRCPFDHDAVLLGARETRTLLAERGLREIRSRHFLAFPFRRGWVPGVEKAIGRLPLGAQFLAHGTV from the coding sequence ATGACCAGCGCCTTCGACGCGTACCGAACGAGCTACGACGCGGTGGTCCAGGATTCCATCGCCTTTTCCGGGCTCGAACACGGCTTCTTCCTGGACGCGAAAGCCGATCTGCTGGCGGACGTGTTCGGCCGGCATTTCGGTGCCCCCCGCCCGTCGCTCCTCGATGTCGGCTGCGGCGTCGGCCTGCTCCATCGCCGCCTCGCGGGCATCGTCTCGGAGATGGCCGGCACCGATCCCTCGCCCGAATCCGTGGCCCGTGCGGAAAGCGAGAACCCGGGCAACAGATACCGGCTCCAGGAAGGCGGCACCTTGCCGTTCGAGGATAGAGCGTTCGACGCGACGCTGGCCGTCTGCGTCTTCCATCACGTCCCCGTCGTCGAGCGGTCCGGCCTGCTCGCCGACATGCGGCGCGTCACCCGCCCGGGCGGCCTCGTGGCGATCATCGAGCACAACCCGTGGAACCCGCTGACGCGCCTCGCGGTGTCACGCTGTCCCTTCGATCACGACGCCGTTCTGCTCGGTGCCCGCGAGACCCGGACGCTCCTCGCGGAACGGGGGCTGCGGGAAATCCGCAGCCGGCACTTCCTGGCCTTCCCGTTCCGGCGGGGATGGGTGCCCGGTGTCGAGAAGGCCATCGGCCGGTTGCCGCTCGGCGCGCAGTTCCTCGCTCACGGGACGGTGTGA
- the tufA_1 gene encoding Elongation factor Tu: protein MAKEKFARTKPHCNIGTIGHVDHGKTSLTAAITKVLAESGGATFTAYDQIDKAPEEKARGITISTAHVEYETANRHYAHVDCPGHADYVKNMITGAAQMDGAILVVSAADGPMPQTREHILLARQVGVPALVVFLNKVDLVDDEELLELVEMEVRELLSKYDFPGDDIPITKGSAKVALDNGDKAVGHDAVLKLMESVDAYIPQPERPIDKPFLMPIEDVFSISGRGTVVTGRVERGIVKVGETVEIVGIRDTQTTTVTGVEMFRKLLDQGQAGDNVGVLLRGTKREDVERGQVVCKPGSVKPHTKFKAEAYILTKEEGGRHTPFFTNYRPQFYFRTTDVTGVCELPEGTEMVMPGDSVTMDVTLIVPVAMEEKLRFAIREGGRTVGAGVVAAIND, encoded by the coding sequence ATGGCCAAAGAGAAGTTTGCCCGCACCAAGCCGCACTGCAACATCGGCACGATCGGTCACGTCGACCACGGCAAGACGTCGCTAACGGCGGCGATCACGAAGGTCCTGGCGGAGTCGGGCGGGGCGACGTTCACGGCCTACGACCAGATCGACAAGGCTCCCGAGGAGAAGGCCCGCGGCATCACGATCTCGACGGCGCATGTCGAGTACGAGACCGCCAACCGTCACTACGCCCACGTCGATTGCCCCGGCCACGCCGACTACGTGAAGAACATGATCACGGGCGCCGCCCAGATGGACGGCGCGATCCTGGTCGTGTCGGCCGCCGACGGCCCGATGCCGCAGACCCGCGAGCACATCCTGCTCGCCCGCCAAGTCGGCGTGCCGGCGCTGGTGGTGTTCCTCAACAAGGTCGACCTCGTCGACGACGAGGAGCTCCTCGAGCTCGTCGAGATGGAGGTGCGCGAGCTCCTCTCCAAGTACGACTTCCCCGGCGACGACATCCCGATCACCAAGGGTTCGGCCAAGGTCGCCCTCGACAACGGCGATAAGGCCGTCGGCCACGACGCCGTGTTGAAGCTGATGGAGTCGGTGGACGCCTACATCCCGCAGCCGGAGCGTCCGATCGACAAGCCGTTCCTGATGCCGATCGAGGACGTGTTCTCGATCTCGGGCCGCGGCACCGTGGTGACGGGTCGCGTCGAGCGCGGCATCGTCAAGGTCGGCGAGACCGTGGAGATCGTCGGCATCCGCGACACCCAGACCACCACGGTCACGGGCGTCGAGATGTTCCGCAAGCTGCTCGACCAGGGCCAGGCCGGCGACAATGTCGGCGTGCTCCTGCGCGGCACCAAGCGCGAGGACGTCGAGCGCGGCCAGGTCGTGTGCAAGCCCGGCTCGGTCAAGCCCCACACCAAGTTCAAGGCCGAGGCCTACATCCTCACCAAGGAGGAGGGCGGCCGCCACACCCCGTTCTTCACCAACTACCGGCCCCAGTTCTACTTCCGCACCACCGACGTGACCGGTGTCTGCGAACTGCCCGAGGGCACCGAGATGGTGATGCCCGGTGACAGCGTCACCATGGACGTCACCCTCATCGTCCCCGTCGCCATGGAAGAGAAGCTCCGCTTCGCCATCCGTGAAGGCGGACGCACCGTCGGCGCAGGCGTCGTCGCCGCCATCAACGATTGA
- the kptA gene encoding RNA 2'-phosphotransferase, producing the protein MSTETSKFLSYALRHAPEAIGITLGPQGWVEVDTLLAAAMRSGRAIDRAALDEIVATSDKKRFTLSPDGSRIRAAQGHSVEVALDLAPCEPPAILFHGTAIQTVPVILTDGLRPGARRHVHLSADPETAHRVGQRHGKPVVLTVAADRMWQASTPFYRAENGVWLVDHVPPAYLGEFGKP; encoded by the coding sequence GTGAGCACGGAAACCAGCAAATTTCTCAGCTACGCCCTTAGGCATGCCCCGGAAGCGATCGGAATCACCCTGGGTCCTCAAGGATGGGTCGAGGTCGACACACTCCTCGCGGCAGCCATGCGGTCCGGGCGAGCCATCGACCGCGCGGCGCTCGACGAGATCGTCGCCACGAGCGACAAGAAGCGCTTCACCCTGTCGCCGGACGGTTCGCGGATCAGGGCGGCCCAGGGGCATTCCGTCGAGGTCGCCCTGGATCTCGCTCCCTGCGAACCACCTGCCATCCTGTTCCACGGCACCGCGATCCAGACGGTCCCGGTCATCCTGACCGATGGACTCAGGCCCGGCGCCCGACGCCACGTCCACCTTTCCGCCGACCCGGAAACCGCCCACCGCGTCGGACAGCGGCACGGGAAGCCGGTCGTCCTCACCGTCGCGGCAGATCGCATGTGGCAGGCCAGCACGCCCTTCTACCGCGCGGAAAATGGTGTCTGGCTCGTCGACCACGTGCCGCCGGCCTATCTCGGCGAATTCGGGAAACCGTGA
- the secE gene encoding Protein translocase subunit SecE yields the protein MRPAPKRVGPAEFLSQVRDEGRKVTWPSRKETTVTTIMVFIMVVAASIFFTVVDQALRYIVTLILGVGA from the coding sequence ATGCGGCCCGCGCCCAAGCGCGTCGGCCCGGCCGAGTTCCTGTCCCAGGTGCGCGACGAGGGCCGCAAGGTCACGTGGCCGTCCCGCAAGGAGACCACCGTCACGACGATCATGGTGTTCATCATGGTCGTGGCGGCGAGCATCTTCTTCACGGTCGTGGACCAGGCCCTGCGCTACATCGTGACCCTGATCCTCGGGGTCGGCGCCTAG
- a CDS encoding hypothetical protein (Transcription termination/antitermination protein NusG), which yields MRTVSKRWYIVHAYSNFENKVAQSIKDQAAQRGLMELFDEVMVPTEKVVEVRRGRKVDAERKFFPGYVLVKCDLTDEVYHLIKNTPKVTGFLGADKSKPVPIPDSEAERIKGQVAEGVDRPKPSISFEIGETVRVADGPFASFNGTVEEIDESRSRLKVAVSIFGRATPVELEYAQVEKI from the coding sequence GTGAGAACCGTGTCGAAACGCTGGTACATCGTCCACGCCTACTCGAATTTCGAGAACAAGGTCGCGCAGTCCATCAAGGATCAGGCGGCCCAGCGCGGGCTGATGGAGTTGTTCGACGAGGTCATGGTTCCGACCGAGAAGGTCGTCGAGGTCCGCCGCGGCCGTAAGGTCGACGCCGAGCGCAAGTTCTTCCCCGGCTACGTGCTGGTGAAGTGCGATCTGACCGACGAGGTCTATCACCTCATCAAGAACACCCCCAAGGTCACCGGCTTTCTCGGCGCCGACAAGTCGAAGCCGGTGCCGATTCCCGATTCCGAGGCCGAGCGCATCAAGGGTCAGGTCGCCGAGGGCGTCGATCGTCCCAAGCCCTCGATCTCCTTCGAGATCGGCGAGACCGTCCGCGTCGCCGACGGTCCCTTCGCTTCCTTCAACGGCACCGTCGAGGAAATCGACGAGAGCCGCTCGCGCCTCAAGGTCGCCGTGTCGATCTTCGGTCGCGCCACCCCGGTGGAGCTCGAATACGCCCAGGTCGAGAAGATCTGA
- the rplK gene encoding 50S ribosomal protein L11: MAKKITGYVKLQVPAGAANPSPPIGPALGQRGLNIMEFCKAFNAKTSQIEKGTPIPVVITAYQDRSFTFEMKQPPVTFFLKKAAGLKIGKKPASGSKTPGKGPTVGKVTEAQLREIAEKKMPDLNCDSVDAAVAMIRGSARAMGLDVVA, translated from the coding sequence ATGGCAAAGAAGATCACGGGCTACGTGAAGCTTCAGGTTCCGGCCGGCGCCGCGAACCCGTCGCCGCCCATCGGCCCCGCGCTCGGTCAGCGTGGCCTCAACATCATGGAATTCTGCAAGGCCTTCAACGCGAAGACCTCTCAGATCGAGAAGGGCACCCCGATCCCGGTCGTCATTACGGCGTACCAGGACCGCTCCTTCACCTTCGAGATGAAGCAGCCGCCGGTCACCTTCTTCCTCAAGAAGGCCGCCGGCCTGAAGATCGGCAAGAAGCCGGCTTCCGGCTCCAAGACCCCGGGCAAGGGCCCGACGGTGGGCAAGGTCACCGAGGCTCAGCTTCGCGAGATCGCCGAGAAGAAGATGCCCGACCTGAACTGCGACTCGGTTGACGCCGCCGTCGCCATGATCCGTGGCTCCGCGCGGGCCATGGGCCTCGACGTCGTCGCTTAA